From a region of the Salvelinus alpinus chromosome 2, SLU_Salpinus.1, whole genome shotgun sequence genome:
- the LOC139548391 gene encoding zinc finger protein ZFP2-like isoform X1, with the protein MRSLSYSLVNEEKVCWTEKEALVKEEEEEEDITVKQEVEDEAVTVKEEEKDVSVKEEEEDFTVKEEEDAAFGVKEEEGEMTVTSKKEEEETGYLGPVSQTHLKASNGSNDELSNKMFLRNRSLINTRERRDYRGSSGEPQQHHDADEAEKSLSRSEHLKKHLQRPTGKKSHCCSDCGKRFTSSAGIIIHQRIHTGEKPYTCYQCGKSYVSSGLLTVHQRIHTGEKPYSCNQCGKSFTQLSNLITHQRTHTGEKSHSCTQCGKSFTQLSNLITHQRKHTGEKPYSCDQCGKSFTQLSNLITHQRTHTGEKSYSCTQCGKSFSQSTSLISHQRTHTGDKPYSCTQCGKSFSHSTSLISHQRIHTGEKPYSCIQCRKSFSHSTSLTRHQRTHTGEKPYSCDQCGKSFVSSGLLTVHQRTHTGEKHYSCGKCGTSFVPSGDLTVHQRTHIGEKYFICNQCGKRFVPSGDLTVHQGTHTGDKSFSCNQCGKSFVSSTGLTMHQRTHTGEESFSCGLVPRGREF; encoded by the exons atgaggtcactaagctactctcttGTTAATGAAGAgaaggtctgctggacggagaaagaagctctggtgaaagaggaggaggaagaggaggatatcacagtaaaacaagaagtagaggatgaggctgttacagtgaaagaagaagagaaagacgtttcagtgaaagaagaggaagaggattttacagtaaaagaagaggaggatgcagcttttggggtgaaagaggaggagggggagatgactgtcacatcgaaaaaggaggaggaggaaactggatatctaggcccggtttcccaaacgcatcttaaggcatccaatggttctaacgatgaacttagcaATAAGATGTTTTTGAGAAACCGTTCCctgattaacacta gagagagacgggactatcgtggatcctctggggagcctcaacaacatcatgatgctgacgaggcagagaagagtctctccagatcagaacacctcaagaaacacctgcagagacccacagggaagaaatctcactgctgctctgactgtgggaagagattcacctcctcaGCAGGCATTATaattcatcagagaatccacacaggagagaaaccttatacctgttatcaatgtgggaagagttatGTTTCATCTGGccttctgactgtacaccagagaatacacacaggagagaaaccttatagctgtaatcaatgtgggaagagttttactcagctaagcaacctgataacacaccagagaacacacacaggcgaGAAATCtcatagctgtactcaatgtgggaagagttttactcagctaagcaacctgataacacaccagagaaaacacacaggagagaaaccgtacagctgtgatcaatgtgggaagagttttactcagctaagcaacctgataacacaccagagaacacacacaggcgagaaatcttatagctgtactcaatgtgggaagagttttagccagtcaaccagcctgatatcacaccagagaacacacacaggcgataaaccttatagctgtactcaatgtgggaagagttttagccattcaaccagcctgatatcacaccagcgaatacacacaggagagaaaccttatagctgtattcAATGTAGGAAGAGTTTTAGCCATTCAACTAGCCTGACacgacaccagagaacacacacaggagagaaaccgtatagctgtgatcaatgtgggaagagttttgtttcaTCTGGccttctgactgtacaccagagaacacacacaggagagaaacactATAGCTGTGGTAAATGTGGGACGAGTTTTGTTCCATCTGGCGATCTgacagtacaccagagaacacacatagGAGAGAAGTATTTTAtatgtaatcaatgtgggaaacgTTTTGTTCCATCTGGTGATCTGACAGTACACcagggaacacacacaggagataagtcttttagctgtaatcaatgtgggaagagttttgtttcaTCTACTGGTCTGACaatgcaccagagaacacacacaggagaggaaTCTTTTAGCtgtgggctcgttccaaggggacgagagttctag
- the LOC139549704 gene encoding zinc finger protein 180-like, which translates to MTVTLEEEEEVGDLFNTRERRDYCGSFAEPQQPHDADEAEKSLSGSEHLKKHQQRSTGKKPHCCSDCGKRITSSGIHQRIHTGEKPYSCTQCGMSFTTSSHLTVHQRTHTGEKPYICDQCGKRFVQSSDLTVHQRIHTGEKSYSCDQCGKSFITSNILTRHQRRHTGEKPYSCAQCGKSFTESSHLTVHQRTHTGDKPYSCGQCGKSFTTSSHLTVHQRTHTGEKPYSCGQCGKSFGQSGHLTVHQRRHTEEKPYSCDQCGKSFITSNILTRHQRTHTGEKSHSCDQR; encoded by the coding sequence gagagagacgtgactattGTGGATCCTTTgcggagcctcaacaacctcatgatgctgacgaggcagagaagagtctctccgggtcagaacacctcaagaaacaccagcagagatccacagggaagaaacctcactgctgctctgactgtgggaagagaatcacctcatcaggcattcatcagagaatacacacaggagagaaaccttatagctgtactcaatgtgggatgagttttactacatctagccatcttactgtacaccagagaacacacacaggagagaaaccttatatctgtgatcaatgtgggaagcgtTTTGTTCAATCTagtgatctgacagtgcaccaaagaatacacacaggagagaaatcctatagctgtgatcaatgtggaaagagttttattaCATCTAACATTCTGACTCGACACCAGagaagacacacaggagagaaaccttatagctgtgctcaatgtggtaagagttttactgaatctagccatctgactgtacaccagagaacacacacaggagataaaccgtatagctgtggtcaatgtgggaagagttttactacatctagccatctgactgtacaccagagaacacacacaggagagaaaccgtatagttgtggtcaatgtgggaagagttttggtcaatctggccatctgacagtgcaccaaaGAAGACACACAGAAGAGAAAccctatagctgtgatcaatgtgggaagagttttattacATCTAACATTCTGActcgacaccagagaacacacacaggagagaaatctcatagctgtgaccagagataa